Proteins encoded within one genomic window of Persephonella sp.:
- the speD gene encoding adenosylmethionine decarboxylase — protein sequence MEKTLGLHILADLYGVDFDKLDHVEDVRELLEGAVKYAGLSKLSSHFHQFYPHGATGVILLEESHISIHTWPEHGYAAIDVYTCGGKEKTFKAMEYILKVLKPKRVDEKVAERGVVPVNQAATNIEKIQLETV from the coding sequence ATGGAAAAAACCCTCGGACTGCATATCTTAGCTGACCTTTACGGAGTTGATTTTGACAAATTAGACCACGTTGAGGACGTTAGAGAGCTCCTTGAAGGGGCTGTAAAGTATGCAGGTTTAAGTAAGCTATCATCACACTTTCATCAATTTTATCCCCACGGTGCCACAGGCGTCATTCTTCTTGAGGAATCCCACATATCGATCCATACTTGGCCTGAACATGGATATGCTGCTATTGATGTTTACACCTGCGGCGGTAAGGAAAAAACATTTAAAGCCATGGAATACATATTGAAGGTTCTAAAACCTAAAAGAGTTGATGAAAAGGTTGCAGAAAGAGGTGTTGTTCCTGTTAATCAGGCTGCAACGAATATAGAAAAGATACAGCTGGAAACAGTTTAG